From the Deltaproteobacteria bacterium genome, one window contains:
- a CDS encoding ABC transporter substrate-binding protein, whose product MKSPDRLTATQLTFMIAEMIRTRLLICLALAASLLSQPAPAWSKDINLAYSTIGANNTVVWVARDIGFFKKHGLDAQVLYVQGGGILIQGMLNGNIPISITSGSQAIVSNLAGTDLVLFSTFHSAAGPRYFGVAKDIQTGAQLKGKRVAVSRFGSSSDFILRFALRKAGLDPEKDVAILQIGNSPDRLAAMKNGQISGTMLTVEDRWAAEKFGFRTLLDVFDYGFESLTVSAVASKKYLTEQRDTARGFMRGLVEAIHFTKTHPEETKKIMAKNTRISDPDILNQAYKFIAADYLPKPYPSIKGIQFTLQDLDRTKPGTAELNPLRFADMDLVKELESNGFIDRLYGKK is encoded by the coding sequence ATGAAATCACCAGATAGATTGACAGCGACGCAACTGACTTTTATGATCGCCGAGATGATTAGAACTCGCTTGCTCATTTGCCTAGCACTCGCGGCAAGCTTACTGAGTCAACCGGCGCCGGCGTGGAGCAAAGACATCAACCTCGCCTACTCGACCATTGGCGCCAACAACACCGTCGTGTGGGTGGCGCGCGATATCGGCTTTTTCAAGAAGCATGGCCTCGACGCCCAGGTGCTTTACGTCCAAGGCGGCGGCATTTTGATTCAGGGCATGCTCAACGGCAACATTCCGATCTCGATCACCAGCGGGTCGCAAGCGATCGTCAGCAATCTCGCCGGCACCGACTTGGTGTTGTTCTCGACGTTTCACTCCGCCGCCGGGCCGCGCTATTTTGGCGTGGCCAAAGACATTCAAACCGGCGCCCAGCTCAAGGGGAAACGGGTGGCGGTGTCGCGCTTCGGCAGCTCGTCGGATTTCATCCTGCGCTTCGCCCTCCGCAAAGCCGGCCTCGATCCGGAGAAAGACGTCGCCATTCTGCAGATCGGCAACTCACCCGACCGGCTGGCAGCGATGAAGAACGGCCAAATCTCCGGCACCATGCTCACCGTCGAGGATCGTTGGGCGGCGGAGAAGTTCGGCTTTCGCACTTTGCTAGACGTTTTCGACTACGGCTTCGAATCGTTGACGGTCTCGGCTGTCGCCAGCAAAAAATATCTGACCGAACAGCGCGACACCGCGCGCGGCTTCATGCGCGGCCTGGTGGAAGCGATCCATTTCACCAAGACCCACCCGGAAGAAACCAAAAAGATCATGGCGAAGAACACGCGCATCTCCGATCCCGACATTCTCAATCAAGCTTATAAATTCATCGCCGCCGACTATCTGCCCAAACCCTACCCGTCGATCAAAGGCATTCAGTTCACGCTCCAAGATCTCGACCGCACCAAGCCGGGCACGGCGGAATTGAATCCGCTGCGATTTGCCGATATGGATTTGGTCAAGGAGTTGGAAAGCAACGGCTTCATCGATCGGCTCTACGGCAAGAAATAA
- a CDS encoding SDR family oxidoreductase yields MRFDGKSVIITGGGGKIGKAYALGFAKEGAKVALPDIASADHVVKAIRDMGGTAISMACDVSDEKSVKAMVDEVAKQFGSVDVLVNNAAYFMTVKKSMFWEMEVDEFDKAMAVNVRGSWLCAKAAFPYMKQQGKGKIINISSGTALNGSPNYIHYVTSKGALIAMTRAMAKEVGDYNICVNTVSPGFVVTEGRAVDPAFNASRVAGRAIKRVQVENDLVGTVLFLSSSESDFMTGQLLNVDGGAHFVG; encoded by the coding sequence ATGCGCTTCGATGGTAAATCGGTGATTATCACCGGCGGCGGCGGCAAGATCGGTAAGGCTTATGCGTTGGGATTCGCCAAAGAAGGCGCCAAGGTTGCGCTGCCGGATATCGCCAGCGCCGATCATGTGGTCAAAGCGATTCGCGACATGGGCGGGACGGCGATCAGCATGGCCTGCGATGTGTCCGACGAAAAAAGCGTCAAGGCGATGGTCGATGAGGTGGCCAAACAATTCGGCAGCGTCGATGTTCTGGTCAACAATGCCGCCTACTTCATGACCGTAAAGAAAAGCATGTTCTGGGAAATGGAGGTCGACGAGTTCGACAAGGCGATGGCGGTCAACGTGCGCGGCTCGTGGCTGTGCGCCAAGGCGGCGTTTCCGTACATGAAGCAGCAGGGCAAGGGGAAGATCATCAATATCTCGTCGGGCACCGCGCTCAACGGAAGCCCGAATTACATTCACTACGTGACGTCGAAGGGCGCGCTGATCGCCATGACTCGCGCGATGGCCAAAGAAGTCGGCGATTACAACATCTGCGTCAACACCGTCAGTCCCGGTTTCGTGGTCACCGAAGGGCGCGCGGTGGACCCCGCTTTCAATGCCAGCCGTGTCGCCGGCCGCGCTATCAAACGCGTCCAGGTCGAGAACGATCTGGTCGGCACCGTGTTATTCTTGTCATCCTCCGAGAGCGACTTCATGACCGGCCAGCTGCTCAACGTCGACGGCGGCGCACATTTTGTCGGATAA
- a CDS encoding 3-oxoacyl-ACP reductase FabG, whose protein sequence is MRFKDKSVIITGGGGKIAKAYAMAFAEEGAKLSLPDIASADQIVKTIRDMGGTAISMACDVANEQSVQAMVSETVKQFGTVDILINNAAYFMSVWKGPFWEMKVEEFDKAMAVNVRGSWLCAKAAVPHMQKQKSGKIINISSNVALTGNPNYIHYVTSKGALIAMTRAMAREVGDWNICVNTVSPGFVVTEGRQVDPEYEKIRAQQRSLKKTQVESDLVGTVLFLSSSESDFMTGQLLNVDGGFHFVG, encoded by the coding sequence ATGCGTTTCAAAGACAAGTCCGTGATCATCACCGGCGGAGGCGGCAAGATCGCCAAAGCTTACGCCATGGCGTTTGCCGAAGAAGGGGCGAAGTTATCTTTGCCCGACATCGCCAGCGCGGATCAGATCGTCAAAACCATCCGCGACATGGGCGGCACGGCGATCAGCATGGCTTGCGACGTAGCCAACGAGCAGAGCGTGCAAGCGATGGTTAGCGAGACGGTGAAGCAGTTCGGCACCGTCGATATTCTCATCAACAATGCGGCCTATTTCATGAGCGTTTGGAAAGGACCGTTCTGGGAAATGAAAGTGGAAGAGTTCGACAAGGCGATGGCGGTCAACGTGCGCGGCTCGTGGCTGTGCGCCAAAGCCGCGGTGCCGCACATGCAGAAACAAAAAAGCGGAAAGATTATCAACATCTCTTCCAACGTCGCGCTCACCGGCAATCCCAACTACATCCATTATGTGACTTCCAAGGGCGCGCTGATCGCCATGACCCGCGCGATGGCGCGGGAAGTGGGCGACTGGAATATCTGCGTCAACACCGTTAGCCCCGGCTTCGTTGTCACCGAAGGCCGCCAGGTCGATCCGGAGTACGAAAAAATCCGCGCCCAACAGCGCAGCTTGAAAAAGACCCAGGTGGAAAGCGATCTCGTGGGAACAGTGTTGTTCCTGTCTTCAAGCGAAAGCGATTTTATGACCGGCCAGTTGTTGAACGTCGACGGCGGGTTTCATTTCGTCGGATGA
- a CDS encoding amidohydrolase, producing the protein MSDYRIIDADGHVMELDSELREFIGPPYNDLEWHHSYSFWPGLTMDGFLRSLRKKGGWAGGGTGPNAQDWLRFLDINKIELTVLYPTQGLTHGAIQDHDWAICMAKAYNDWLYNKFMAVSPRLVGVALLPIQDIGEAVKELRRTVTELGMVGAVLPAVAPGGRLYSGPEFYPLWEEAQRLDVPVSTHGGLSMPSLGLDAVNNFTIGHTLEHPFAQIRQFTALMFEGIFELFPNFKFGCIECGVGWVPYMMDRMDEEQERKGHYSPRCKLKPSEYVKKGNIYFAVEVEESALPLAAQVANDNALIWASDYPHERDQRDFSHDIPNLINRKDVSDELKRKIFWDNPLRFYPRLRERVEKGQSKAVA; encoded by the coding sequence ATGTCCGACTACAGAATCATCGATGCCGACGGCCACGTGATGGAACTCGACTCGGAGCTGCGCGAGTTCATCGGCCCGCCGTACAACGATCTCGAATGGCATCACAGCTACTCGTTCTGGCCCGGTCTCACCATGGACGGCTTTCTGCGCTCGCTGCGCAAGAAAGGTGGCTGGGCCGGTGGCGGCACGGGACCGAACGCGCAAGATTGGCTGCGCTTCCTCGACATCAACAAAATCGAACTGACGGTACTTTATCCGACCCAGGGCCTCACCCACGGCGCGATTCAAGATCACGACTGGGCGATCTGCATGGCCAAGGCGTACAACGATTGGCTCTACAACAAGTTCATGGCGGTGAGCCCGCGTTTGGTCGGCGTCGCGTTGTTGCCGATTCAAGACATCGGCGAAGCTGTCAAAGAACTGCGCCGCACGGTGACCGAATTAGGAATGGTCGGCGCGGTCTTGCCTGCGGTGGCGCCAGGCGGAAGACTTTACAGCGGTCCGGAATTTTATCCGCTTTGGGAAGAAGCGCAGAGACTCGACGTGCCGGTGTCGACGCACGGCGGTCTCAGCATGCCGTCCCTCGGCTTGGATGCGGTCAACAATTTCACCATCGGCCACACCTTAGAACATCCCTTCGCGCAGATTCGCCAGTTCACCGCGTTGATGTTCGAAGGCATTTTCGAATTGTTCCCCAATTTCAAATTCGGCTGCATCGAGTGCGGCGTCGGCTGGGTGCCCTACATGATGGACCGCATGGACGAAGAACAAGAACGCAAAGGCCATTACTCGCCGCGCTGCAAGTTGAAACCGAGCGAGTACGTCAAGAAGGGCAACATCTATTTCGCCGTCGAAGTCGAAGAGTCGGCCCTGCCGCTGGCCGCGCAAGTGGCGAATGACAACGCGCTCATCTGGGCGTCGGACTACCCGCACGAACGCGACCAACGCGACTTCAGCCACGACATTCCCAATCTGATCAATCGCAAAGATGTCAGCGATGAACTGAAGCGCAAAATCTTCTGGGACAACCCGCTGCGTTTCTATCCGCGGCTTCGTGAGCGCGTCGAGAAGGGCCAATCCAAAGCCGTGGCGTAG